In the Silene latifolia isolate original U9 population chromosome 1, ASM4854445v1, whole genome shotgun sequence genome, gttaagtcgaggtcgatccaaggacggtgtgctttgggttctaagtctatctatctcaagttatgctagtgtcacaattgatttgggtttgtagttgtgttctaaactaatgaaagcaataaagtaaaacaagcaataaaccaaacaaagatgtaaacaaataataaaggatactaggatgtcatgggattataagggaattatggtaagatagcataaatgacttatatagatgcaagcaatttattattgttggattttAAGTTAGCTCATGTCATATAGTTCATAAGaatatttgggtcccggagccgagtcatttgtgactgtacaatacctacaagtcgacttaattcttcctattaaactacatgcatgataaaccaaatcctaggaAAACTTACATCttggagccgagtcggttaagactttacaaaacCTACAAGTCGAcatgggttttccctattcaactctatacatggtctaataaggcttgagttggtttatatcttacaagcctcattgaaaagacaAGAGATGggcaaaaaatgcaaggttttatagtctagcatttcatcaaacatgatatgtgcataagttgaaaaacaataagcaagcatttatATGCTCATTAAgtataaatctatcccatgattaactcccctaatcctccactaatcctagttaagtaactactcacttattatcatgggaaacatgttattaatggtatctgttttgtatggattttgcgcacaGCGAAATTAGGCCAGGGTAGGTCCAAGCAGGGTCAACTAGCTCGAACTTATATGTGAATATGTAGGGCAGGGTACGAAACTAGAAAAGTAAAGTAAgataaataaacaataataagacaaggaatttgtacgtggaaaacccttaaatgggaaaaaaccacaggCACCAAGCCATGAGAGAATTTTACGATAATATTGAGTATTTAGCACAATTGATCATAATATAGCTTGTATGAGAGTAATGTATGCTTGAGTATGAGTGTTGTTGCGTGTTGCAAATGATCTCTAAGTGCTCTTTATATAGCCCACGCTGAACGACTGCCGGATCTCGTTCATCAATGCTGAATATTCCGCCTTAATTGCTTGGTTTAATACGcattattactcccttaatttcTGTCCTTTATTACCAAATCTTCTCCATTAATGCTCGAACTATCATCCGTATATTGTCAATAATATAGTCATTAAATTGGTCAAATATTATCtttatattttgaccgttgtcctctccatggctggCACCATTCTTCTTGTACCTTGGTGGCTTAATGTCCTGACACCCTAATGGTCAGTCCAGGCTGGAATAACATCCTGAaatatctgcggatttccaggcctaacaattgccccttatctccttattttcgttGGGTCATgccagaaataaggagataacttcaaTCTTTGGAAAACTGCTTTGAACGGTTGGATTATGACTAATCAGATCTTGTAAAGGCTAATTGGTAGTTCTATGACGCGTGTTGTAATTACTGCAACTGCTTCAATAATTACTCTGCAAGTTGCGGTTGAAAAACCCTAGTTTAACCGAGTATAAATAGCTTTCATTTCATTGATCAAACTCCACCAAAATCGGATCATTTTTTCCTAATAATCTTCATCTCCAAGTTCTCTTAATTCCCAGATTTTAATCTTCAACACATCTTCAACAAACCTTCAAAAAATGGTTGCAAAAAAGAAATCTTCCAGGGGAGTGATCTCTCCTGGAACTCCATTCATTCCAAATCCTGAAGAAACCACTTCTGAAAATTTACCAGCATCTTCTGCCGCTCAACCTCTTGCGGTTGAAAAACCATTTGATCCCCCTCTTGAAATGATTTCAATCTTTCAGATAGAATTCGAATTTAAACCCGCAAAAGCTTTAAAAGATGATCAGTCTCTTCCAAACCATCTGAAACCcgaatttgaaaatgttttgaAGGATAATGGAACCATTCCTGTTGATTCCGAAGTTTGGATCCGTGaaaattctcctatcagggcggACTGGTCATGTCCTGGCTGGTTCTGTATCCATGATTGGGCCTTCAGGGCTGGTTGCAAGCTTCCATTCTCTCCACTTATGGTGGATGTTATTAAATAAATTGGTGTGCCTTCCTACCAactgatgcctatggtgtggaaggtaGTCTACTCCGTTGAATATCTCTGCAAAAAACATAATATTTCCTTCTCCTTGGAGGACTTGAATGCTTGTTATGCTGTCAAGACCAACAGTCCTGGCCGTATTAGTTTCAAGGTCAGGGCTTCAGCAGCTCCTCTTCTCAGCAATCTGGATAGCGGCCATAAGAAGAATTGGACTACTGGCTAcatgtttatcaggaccaattctgtgggtcctgatctGGCGTACTTGAAATATGATGCCTGTGTTGGTGGTGAGTACCCTGACTTTTCCTTTTATCCTGCATGTTTATTTGTTAgttttaaagaaaataaataGGTTTAAATGATTTATACCTCTTTTTGTTCGCAGTTGATGATTGGTCAAATGAAATTGAGTATCCTACTGCAagtatttctgctttccttgcaaTTCCTCAATTGGAGAGgacttggcctctctgttgtggggctAGTCATCTTCCTCGTTGCCTGAAGACTGAAGGTGCTGCTAGAGTCCCCAAGCCATCAAAAGTTGCCAGTGCTTCTACACAAGGCAGTAAGTCTATTTTGTTCTCTTTTTGGTTTTGCTTTTCTTTCCATTTTCGCTTTTTCATGACATCATGTCTTTATTACTAATATAGTGTCTCGTGTTATAGCCACTAGATCATCCACTCGCCTTACCatatttggtatggctgacctttccGCCAGGCTGGCCAATGTCAAGGAGGAGAGTTCCCAGAGAGGTGGCGATACTGGCTTGTCATTGATTTAACTGAGTTACCTGCTACTCCCAAGGTTTCTGCTGCTTCTGCTGCCCATGccgaaacaagttcagcagcccagaaGAGGAAAGTGGAGGAAGTTGATCTGTCTGCCCCAGTTAGGGAAGTGCGAGCCAAGGTGGATAATTTGGAGGCTGCCAGGCAGAAAATAAGTGATTATGCCACTTCCAAATCAGATGTTATGCTTACCCTTGATcctattgagactgctactcaggcagttgcttcagtaGATCATGCTGTCTGCCTTTTGGcaggtgccttggctgctgtGAGAGAAGTAGATAgtcctttattattattattattattattattattattattattattattattattattattattattattatttttttttattttttttttattataagatgcgcgcaacttttattattattattattattattaatttttttttttttttttttttttttttttttgcaagaagagTTATACTCATCTATATTCATCCATATAGGGGAAAATAAATGAGAAAGTTTCTTACAAAGCAAAACACCACCAATGACTGCCAGGCTAATCCACTAAACTACTTAAGAGCTAGCCAATTTTGGATACAAGAATTAAAACTGACAAGTAACCTAGTTTGCAAAATCCACTGTAACTGTTTGGCAACCAAGTCATGAGATCGAGCTTGCCCTCTGAAAATACGCATGTTCCTTTCTTCCCAAATAGAGTAAACCATCCCTGCAATACTGCAAGTGACCACAATTTTCTGCCAACTTCTGAAGCCTCCTTTAGCAGATATCCAATACAACCAATTTTTAAGAGAACAATCAGTTCTACATCCAGGAATATCGAGCCAACTCTGCATCAGTCTGCAAATGTTTTTGGAGTAAGAACACCTAAATAACAAGTGCCTATGAGATTCCCAAGCCCTTTCACACAGACAACACCAGTTCACCATAGGATAACCACGGGCGCTAATCTTATCTAGAGTAGACAAGACTTGCTGAGTTGCTTGTATAACACATACCTTATGCTTAGGCAAGAGTTCAGGACAGATAAGAGCTTTTGTCCATCCCAGCTTCCTGCGTTTCTTCCTGAACATGTCATAAGGTTTACTTACAACAAACTCCCCCTTAAGCACACAAGAATTTAGAGCTGCTTGAGCTCCTTGCTGACTCCCTGCAATAGTCAGAAGATGGCCCCTGACCTTTAATATAGCTCGCCAGCTCTCAGCAAAGTGTGGTTTGCTCAGAACAGTCCAAATGGATGAGTCAACAATAACATAGAACTCTGTCCATGCTGCCCAGACTCCCCCTCTGCCCTGAATTAGCAGCCATAGCCACTTACTGATCAATGCTTTATTCCAACTCAGAAGCTCCTTTATGTTAAACCCCCCTTCCTGCCAAGGAGCACAAATTGATCCCCAGCTTTGGAAGGTCATCTTTCTCTAACCAGTTGGAGTACCCCAGAAATAATTCTTACATAATTTATTAACCAACTTAATAACAACTTAAGGGAGAAGCAAAGCTGAACACCAGAAATTTTCTATTCCAAACAAGACAGAATTGATAAGTTGCATTTTCCCCGCGTAGGAAAGTAAATTACCAGTCCAGTGCTGAATGGAAATCTGGATCATATCAATCATCAACTGAAACATTCCAAGAGCCAGTCTGCCAGGGTTCATAGTAATGCCCTGGTATCTAAATGGAAAGTGCTCCTCAAAGTAACCTGTAACAAGTCCTATCTGATGTTTTACCTCCTgaataacccccccccccccatagtAGATACTTGTCTTGGTAGGATTAGCATGGAGGCCAGATATATTGGCAAACTCAGAGAGGCAGTTAGCAACAACAATAACAGAAGGTACATCCCCTCTCATGAATATCATGAGGTCATCAGCAAAAACCAGATGGTTAAGTTTGAGTTTAGCACACTTAGGATGAAGGGACACCTGAGAGAGAAGGGATAACCTTCTGAGCTGTCTTGAGAGAATTTCCATGCTTAAGACAAAAATGTAGGGAGATATAGGATCTCCTTGTCTGACACCAGATTTCCCAGGGAAGAAACCACAGATACTACCATTAATCTTCAAAGAAAACCAAGTGGAAGCTATACACCCCATGATCCAAGTAACAAATTGAGAAGAGAAACCCAGACCTTGAAGCATATTCTCAAAAAAACCCCACTGAAGAGAGTCAAAAGCCTTTTTTATGTCCACCTTTATCAAACATCTAGGTGAAATTAAACTCTGATTATAACCTTTAATGAGAGCCTGTGACATCATAATGTTCTCAAAAATATTACGACTCTTGATAAAAGCAGCTTGCTCACTTCCAACTAAATCAGGGAGTACTACCTGCAGCCTATTAGCTAATATGTTGCTGATTGTCTTGTACACAACAGAACAACAAGCTATAGGTCTAAAGTCCTGAACTGCAAGGGGCACAGCTTTCTTAGGGATAAGAGCAAGGAGAGTGGTGTTAAATTTTTTCATCATTCTGCCTTTTCTAAAGAATTCCTCCACAGCAGTACAAAAGGTGTCCTTAACAGTATCCCAATCTTTCCTGAAAAACCCAGAAGAAAACCCATCCTGCCCAGGGCTCTTGTTTGGAGAAATACTAAATAAGGCTTTCCTAATCTCATCCCTTGTTACTGGAGCAACTAGCTTTACCCCTGCATCTTCAGATACCCCTGGGCCTGACGAGAAAACAATGTCACTAATAGGGGAAACATCAACTTTCCTCCCCAGGAGACTAGTATAGTAGTCCACAAAAGCTTCATTAAAATTGTCTATACCATATCTGGTAATGCCATCCTTGTCCTGAATCATACCAATGGTACTTTGATGCTTCCTGATAGCTAGCTTAGAGAAGAAGAAGCTTGAGGAGCAGTCTCCTTTCTTGATGTTATTTACCTTAGCTTTCTAGAAGAGAATATCCACTTCAGTCTTACAGAGCTTAGCATACTGACTTAAAAGAAATTTCTCCCTCTCAATCAAAGTAGGAGAAAATAAATCAGCTTGTAGCTCTTTTTGACAATACTCCAATTGCCTCCTAAAATCCTGAACACGTTCAGTGATATTAGTAAAGCTCTCCTTGTGCAGCTGCTGCAGAGAGTTCTTCACACTTCTTAGTTTATAAAACAATTGATACATAGGAGTCCCATAACAAGGAATGTTCCAAGCTGTGTTGATAAGCCCCTGATAGCGATGAGATTGCCAAGCATTCAGAAAACTAAATCTTCTCTTTATAGGACTATCTGGAGCAAGAGAAACCACCAAAGGAGAATGATCAGAAGGACCTGGAGGCAAACTTAGGGCATAAGAAGCAGGGAACTGAGTAAGCCAAGCTGGGTTTACCAAGACCCTATCTAACCTTGCCCAAGTTCTAGTTTCAGACCCCTGCTTATTAGACCAAGTAAAATCAGACCCCATGCTATGCATGTCATCTAAATAGCACTTGGCCAAACAGGCATTAAAAGCCATAATATCCTGAATGGCAGGAGGGTTTGGGCCCTCTCTTTCACCCAGAGCTCTAATAACATTGGTCCCCCCCATTACAATCCAGGTAGATGAGGTTCTTGAGATCTCAACAAGCTTATCCCAAAGAGCCCCCCTAGCAGAAGGGTCATTCAGCCTATAGACACAAGTCAGAGCTATAGCTTGATTAGTAGCCTTGAACCAAACATCACAGTGAATTAGTTGTTCATGAAGGATGACATTACTAATGACAACCTTAGAAGGGTTATAGAACAGCCAAATACGCCCCTGAGCCTTATTACTAATAATATCATAAGAAGGAAAATGAGACATTATTGAATGCTCTTTATGATCCTTGACATGTGTCTCAACCAAGCCAAGAATATCAAGCTTTTTCCTTATTAAAAACCTACTAACCTCCAACTGTTTAGTGCTTTCATTAAGCCCTCTAATGTTCCAAGCTGCAATCATTTGGAACTTCAGGGGGCTTGGGATCAATTTCACCCACCAAAATCTAACTATCCTCCACCAAAGGTGACAAAACTTCTTCCTCAACAGTAAGAGCAGAGTATTCATTGTGAACTGAAACCATTGTGGAAGTCTCAGCAGCCTGATGCACAACATTTTGAGATTTTTTCCCTCTAGCCTTAGCTGATCCTGCTTTGCTAGTACTAGGACCATATGGAGCTTCCTTTGCAGGGGCAGCTACAGGAGAATCCTTAGCAGGAGCAGCTGCTGCAGTGCTAACAGGAGCTTTCTTCTTCCATACTGGCTGTGCAACCACCCTGTCCTTGTTTTGCTTACATAAATTTTCTGTATGACCAAGTTTACCACAACATTGGCAGTAGAAAGGCTTCCACTCATAAACAATTTTTTGAACTATTTGGCCATGATAAGGTGTGTTGATGATCACTTGCTCAGGCAGTTCAGAAGCTAGGTCTGCTTCAACCATCACTCTGGCAAAAGAGAGCCTTGCCTTACATGTGGTAGTCAAGTCAACATAAAGAGGTTGTCCAACCTTGCTAGCAAGCTTACTTAACACAACATCTGACCATAGAACAGGGTCCAACTCTGGAAAGAGTATCCAAATAGGAACCACAGACAACTTATCCATTTCCATGGAGAAATTAGGCGTCCATTGCTTTAGCACCAGAGAATTACTGCCTAAAGACCAGccccccaccccccccccccttcaaAACCTCCTCCATATCCGCAGCACAATTGAATCTGAAAGAGAACCATCCTCTCCTGAAATATTGGACTGCAGGCATTGAGACATGGTTCCACCTCTTAGTGACATAAGCCTGCATTTGAGCAACAGTTGGCCTAGCCCCTAAAACATTACCCATTAGTGTATACTTCCAATAAAGCAGTTCCCCCTCAACATCATCCTCAGTAACATCTATCTCCGTAGAGTCAGCACTATGTTTACAGTAATGAAGACTCATTCCAACTTTTGGTTTAACTACTTTATTCCAACTCGGCTTTTCTACATTGACTGCAGGAACAGCCGCTGGAATCTCAGCAGTAGCAGGAGCTTCACTCGTTTTAGCACCAGTCCCCAGACTAAGGTCCAAAGATGGCTTATCCTGAGGAGGAGCCTCAAAACTAGGTTCAATGTCCTCAACCAACGAATCCCCCGACTCACGAAGAGAACTTATAATCGAGTTATAAGTCTTAGCACGCCTATTACTACGAACATCAGAATTAACCAAATCGTTTACCACAAAAGGAGTACAGACAACATCACCTGAATCAACATCAGCAACCACATGTTGCGCATCCACCACTGTTTGATGCAACACCGGACGCCCACGAGCTCTCCCCCTAGGTCTAGCCatgaacaaaaaagaaaaaatataaagaaaaaaGTGAAGAAATCAGATCAGAATTGAAGAATCGAGAAATCTAGGGTTTGTCAGATCGCAGAATCGTAGAGAGAAGGTGCTCTCTCTCTTCATGgctttcatttattattattattattattattattattattattattattattattattattattattattattattattattattattattatttttattttgtaataTGTGTGTATGTTTTATTTAGAGGTTTttatttattatgatataatacCTATACTATTTTTGTTTCTGTTTAGGGTGCTGCAGCTTGTCTCCATAATGCTTATCAGGCTACCTATTTGGTGGCTAGAATTGATCTCATGAGATCTGATTATGATAAGTTGATGTCTGAACTGAATTCTGCTCGGGCTAATCTTACTGCAGGGATTGCTAGCTTGGCGaaggtgcaggctgagagggataCTGCCAAGGCTGAGGCCAGCTCGAGTAAGAAGCTTCTGCAGGAGGCACTGGAAAGAAATGAGGAGCTTACCctggagagggatgacttggagttcaagcttGATGATGGTTCCCTGTACTTCTATATCAAGGGGAAAGtggctgctatgtcggagcctgtggaggccagggcaaactggaaccctgaagctgagatggcctttactgcttctaagtatcctgacctgcataatatgggTAATCAACATGAGCTCGACTCTCTAGGGGAGCAGGATATTGATGCTGAGGCTGATCAGGCCAAAAGTGAAATTGTTGATGCTGTCTCCAAAGGGGAGCAGTAATTTTATATTTTTTCTTTGATggtattggcccatccaggggggatgtccctagaaagacaattttattttcttgttttcttGTGTTTGGTTGGTCAGGGAGGTTATCCTTGGCCTTAATaattattttggtgcctttgccccagggggtaagggctttatgaATATGATGGTGGTGGCCTTCCTTGGCTCACTTTACTTATTTTTCGGTATCTTATTGTTTCCTTGTTTTTAATTTTGCTTCGTCCGAAATTTCTTAGACCTGCAAGCTTTATTTCTTCATGCATGTCAACCTCTTGAGTTTCTGAATCTGTTAACctgttttttcaatttttgtccCTGTCTTGCGATAAAAGCCGTCGTAAGCCATTCAACCACATATAGTCTTTACCACAGCAGTTGAAGGAGTGGGAAAACcgacctgtcaggagggcttatgtcccctgcctgactggagggcttggtactcggcctgtcgagagggcatttagactgatggtcgggataaaatacccttgcaccgtcttgctgcgtccagccggttgtcgATGTGTACAACAACTAGTCaagtcaggcaattatttcatgcctgatt is a window encoding:
- the LOC141657255 gene encoding uncharacterized protein LOC141657255 produces the protein MIAAWNIRGLNESTKQLEVSRFLIRKKLDILGLVETHVKDHKEHSIMSHFPSYDIISNKAQGRIWLFYNPSKVVISNVILHEQLIHCDVWFKATNQAIALTCVYRLNDPSARGALWDKLVEISRTSSTWIVMGGTNVIRALGEREGPNPPAIQDIMAFNACLAKCYLDDMHSMGSDFTWSNKQGSETRTWARLDRVLVNPAWLTQFPASYALSLPPGPSDHSPLVVSLAPDSPIKRRFSFLNAWQSHRYQGLINTAWNIPCYGTPMYQLFYKLRSVKNSLQQLHKESFTNITERVQDFRRQLEYCQKELQADLFSPTLIEREKFLLSQYAKLCKTEVDILF
- the LOC141657241 gene encoding uncharacterized protein LOC141657241, whose protein sequence is MTFQSWGSICAPWQEGGFNIKELLSWNKALISKWLWLLIQGRGGVWAAWTEFYVIVDSSIWTVLSKPHFAESWRAILKVRGHLLTIAGSQQGAQAALNSCVLKGEFVVSKPYDMFRKKRRKLGWTKALICPELLPKHKVCVIQATQQVLSTLDKISARGYPMVNWCCLCERAWESHRHLLFRCSYSKNICRLMQSWLDIPGCRTDCSLKNWLYWISAKGGFRSWQKIVVTCSIAGMVYSIWEERNMRIFRGQARSHDLVAKQLQWILQTRLLVSFNSCIQNWLALK